AGTTGCTAGAGTCATTGATCATGTAACTGTTGTCCTTGATGATGGAACAAAATTTGAAGTGAATACCACGGATCATGACAAGCTACTACCGATGTCTCCAAACATACTCGAAGATGCTCAATACCCGTACTATCCAGGACAAAGAGTCAAGGTTAAGCTCTCAAATGGTTCCAACTCGGCTAGATGGCTATGTGGTACTTGGAGGGCACATCAAGATGAAGGAACTGTTTGTGGTGTTGAAGCTGGTTTGGTGTATGTTGATTGGCTCGCCTCTCTTCTCACGCCTAATAATCCAGATCTTCCTTCTCCACCACGTGTGTTGAACTCCAAGAAATTGACATTGCTGTCATGCTTTTCCCATGAAAATTGGCAACTTGGTGATTGGTGTATACTTCCAATTTCGGGTCCTGCATCATCTACTACACAAAAACACATCAACACTCAAAAGACATTCGAAAGAGGACTCGGAAGAAATTCTAGCTCAAACATTGAGGAAATATCTGTAATTGTCAAGACAAAGACCAAAATTGATGTTGTGTGGCAAGATGGGAGTATCTCTTTAGGACTAGACTCGCCAATGTTGCTTCCCGCGAGTGTTGTAAATTCTTATGAATTTTTCCCTCAACAGTTCATACAAGAAAAAGCCACATGTGATGATCCTCAAACACTTAACAGCCAAAAATGGGGTGTTGTTTTGAGTGTGGATGCAAAGGAACAAACTGTGAAGGTACAATGGAGAACTCTTGCCACTCATGAACCGAGTAATTTGGATGATGAGCAGACAGTTGAAACTGTAAGCGCATATGAATTGATTGAGCACCCTGAATACTGCTACTGTTTCGGTGATCTAGTGTTCAGGTTGGTGCAGAATCAATTCGATGATGAAGCTGATAATAAAGACCATCTAAACACCGAGTTTTCCAAGAGTGAAGAGGGTACTGCAGACTATGATAATAACAAGTTTTCTGATACATGCTATCTGTCCTGCATTGGCAATGTGACGGGGTTCGAAGATGGTGGTGTGGAGGTGAAATGGGCTAATGGCATTACAAGCAAGGTACACAATTTATGGATCCCTTAATTGTTTATACAAACTTTGATGCAATTGGTTATAAGATAAGAGCCAATGCTAACTATCTTGTCATCCTTACAGGTTGCGCCTTATGAACTTGTTCGGGTGGATAAACATGATGGTGCAGCTTCAATCTCTGTGGATGAAGAAGTTGAGGACTTGAGCGAAGATATGATCGAACATGACAAACAATGTTCAAGAGAcaaaaaaatggtaaaaatctCTAACTTGCTCTAAAAGTTTATGACTTTGCATTTTTCAACGAAAATTCATGAGATTGTTATGTTCAGGATTCAGTTATTTCAACTGCGGTGGATGTTGGCTGCAAGAAACACCTATGGGAGACTGCTTCCTTTTCCCTTCCACAAGCCGCCATTGGTTTTTTCACAAACATAGCTGCAAGTCTACTTGGAACCTTTGACTCGAACTTGGATCCAGATTCAACACCATTAGTTCAAGTCCCCGAAGTTCAAAGTGAATCTAAGATGTCTAATGCAAAAGAAGTAATGGAAGGGAATGATCTTTGTTCTGAATCAGAACTAGTAACCGAGTTGGGTATATTTGGAAACAGACATGTAAATAAGGCAGATAAACAGATTCAAGAGGATAAAGATCTACCCCATGTGACCAAAAATGATAATCTAGATAAGTTTAGTCAGTTTGATATGGTTGCAGATTGTTCCGACCACCATTTTCTTGACACCAGTGTAGGGTTCACATTGTCACAGGTTAGAAAAGAATGTTAAGAGATAATAAAGTTGTGAACTTTGATATTGTCAACAAAATCCTTTTTTTAACTTCCTTTGCTTTGCATTTTTGTTCCTTATAGGCCAAAAGAAGTTGGTTAAAGAAGGTTCATCAAGAATGGAGCATACTAGAGAAAAATCTCCCTGGTTAGTTCTAAAATCTTATTCATTTGATCATCACTTAATGATTTTCATGACATCAAAAATTAGTGATAAAATGTGTTTGTTGTGACCATAACAGAAACAATCTATGTTCGAATCTTCGAGGAAAGGATGGATATAATCCGAGCAGCCATAATCGGTGCAGCTGGAACTCCATACCATGATGGTCTTTTCTTCTTTGACATTTATCTACCACCTGAATATCCCAATGTTCCACCAGTAAGTTTCTTCTGCATTTACTCAATTACCAAAACTCTATCATGGGGTTAAGACTCGGTAGCTACTAAGTGTAGAAAGTCAATAAAGAAGTATGCTTTATCTTAATTTGTAATGATTTGTAAACTTCTTACAGATGGTACACTATAATTCTGGTGGTCTCCGTCTTAACCCCAACTTATATGAGTCCGGAAAAGTCTGTCTCAGTCTTCTCAACACATGGACAGGCTCAAACACTGAAGTGTGGTCAGAGACATCAACTATTCTTCAAGTGCTTCTCTCACTTCAGGCTCTTGTGCTTAACGAAAAGCCTTACTTCAACGAAGCTGGCTACGATCAGCAGATAGGAAAAGCCGAAGGGGAGAAAAACTCAGTAAGCTACAACGAGAATGCATTCCTCGGGACCTGCAGATCCATGTTGTACCTACTACGTAGGCCACCTAAGGTACAATGCTAAATCCATCACAACGAACGAATAATTTGAAATTAGGCTCCCTGTCTAATCTTACAATATGTGTGATCAGAATGCTATATTAAGTTTGTTTTTCTTGAACTATTCTAGGATAAAGTTTGCAttgtttttgaaattgaaaaccATAAACATGACCAAGAGCTACTAATTTTGCAGTAAAAGTTAGCCTTTTTTCGGTTTTTTAAAtctaaaaactgttttttttgAGATATTCTAGTATAAAATTTGCATTGTtctgaaaaagaaaacaataaacATGAGCAAGAGCTTACTAATTTTGCAGAAAAAGCTAGCCTTTTTTCTGCTTTTTAAATCTAAAACTATATTAAGTTCGTTTTTCTTGAACTATTCTAGTATAAAGTTTGCATTTTTATGAAAACGAAAACTATAAAACATGACCAAGAGCTTGCTAATTTTGCAGAAAAAGttagcctttttctttttttttttttaaatctaaatcTATATTGATCCAAATGAACATATTTCTTTCTCTGCAGCATTTTGAGGCACTTGTGGATGAACACTTCAGCAAACGCTCTCATCATATTCTAATGGCGTGTAAGGCCTATATGGAAGGAGCTCCGGTGGGTTGTGGTGAAACCGAAGGCAACCCTCCAAAGGGAAGCTCGACGGGGTTTAAAATTATGCTTTCGAAAATCTTCCCAAAGCTGGTTGAGGCCTTTTCCATTAAGGGAATTGATTGCAGCCAAGTTACATTACAACCCGAAAAATGAGCAGAAGAAGCTGCAAATGTTTCAAGTGACAGAAGTAGATGTTGGTAACCAAATCTTTCTGTACTTTTGTATAATTTGTATAATAGTTATAGTTAGTGTGCTGATTGAATTGAAATCCatccaacaaaaaaaaagaaacaaaagcaAGAAGATAATGCTTTTGGAAGATCTTATGGTATGTTTTTGATTGAGAATGTGGTGATTGATTCACTCATAATAAAGTGTTATGTAATATATTAAAGGTGTAATCTTTCTCCTTTCTCAAGGTCTTAAATTGTTGTAATATATGAATATTGGTGTTGTGAAATAAGTTGGATTTGATTtgtgtgattttgttgttaatttatttcttcaaaaatatatatctatcaCCTATTTTAGTGCCAAAATGATATGGAAATATTAATCTACCTTTAATTTTGGTTCATTTTATCTTTAAATACACATTTTATTATGAAATTTTTGATAAGAAGCAAAATAATATTGCTTTAAGAAAACTAGAAGTTGACTCGTGAAATATTGTATATTTTAGGATGTAATTTGAGTGATAAATGAATTAGACTAATTGGTGAGAATATATATCCTTTCCTTTAATATCATTTTccaaaagaattttattttattattctttactAAGTAcgtattaaaatttaaaagaggATATCTTGCAAAAGATTATgtcatatatatggcataataatcagaaaaagaaagaaaaatagtttTTCTTTTGTAAGATTCTTTCTAAATAAAAACGATTTACTATTTTTGgcaaaaaagaaatataatacaataaatatataatcgaaattaatataataaatataaaaagaaaaactaagaAATGAGATGCAAATTAAGTTTGGGAccttgggtgattctacaatgcaccccttaaaagggatgtactgatgcacccttaacttgtttcggcatccggaagaattttttagtctaattttttttcatattcatatacgttatagctatttaagatatcctacaaaattttaaaaaattcagaataatttacaatgtagaaaacaatgttcaaatagtctattttacacgcgtataaaataaaatagtcacgggTGCAACACACTATTTGAACatagttttcggcgtgttaaactttttcgaatttcttaaaattttgctggatgtcttaaataactgtaacgtacatgaccatgagaaaaaatttgactaaaaaattatttcggatgctaaaacagataggggtgcatcaatatatctattttaaggggtgcattatagaatttccattaagttttatatatttataaatgctCTCTAATTTATATTaagataaatactattttgaatcttgtgttttgtaaaagttactgaTTAAaccatttgtttttttaaatgacaaattagaagtatttaaaaaatagtacGAAATAGtacttgaattaattttttgtcaaaataaaagttaataatAACTCAATCTAGATTTATTATGACAAAATTAGATGTATCTATTagtgttagaaattgtcttcaagcttattatattaaaaaaaattatcgaaAATTGAACTCAATGCACTATTTTAAATAACTTATAAAATACCGTCTACAAAATagtattaatcattttttttaaaaaaataatattaatcctTTTCATTATAATcctatttttcattaaaaataataattattattattattattcaattttgaaaaaaaaaataaataataaataactcttTTATCTTAAACGGGTCAGAGAACCGGGTTCGGTTCAAAACCGGTCGTTATAACTAACTAACTATAAATATCTCTGTCACTTCCAAGCTTCCTATCCGTACAACAATGGAggatccttcttcttcttcctcttcttttttttccaAATCCAAACAAAGGGTTTTTCAATCAACCCAAATCTCACTCcttttcctcttcttcttcttctgcacCAATTTCAAACCCATCGACTCCGCCACTCTACTCACACCCACTCCATTTCCCAATTTCGAATCCGTATACGATCAATACTGCTCCCACATCGTCCCTCGAAACCCTTCACTCACCCACCGATTCGATCCCTCCATCTCCTCTTCCTCACCTTCTCCATTCCGATTAGGTTACTTCAGAGGCGGCGCTCCATTCCTCAACCAAAACCCAGATTCCGATTACTACGGCAGCACCGGCTATAAATCTCAATCTATAAACTTTTATCCCTTTAACTCAGTCAAAACCCTAACCGGAGATGTTTACCAGTTCCAGGCGAATTTGAATCTTCGTGACACTTCGGTGAACTCCACGCGCCGCCGTGGGTTGCGTTTGGTCCGATTTAGGGGACCGAAATCTGCGATTCGAAGACGGCTTAGGTTTTCGCTTAGTGGGTATTGGTCAGAATCTTCTCGGAAGCTTTGTATGGTTGGATCTGGCTCAGCTGCTTTTAGTGGTAATCTAAACTCTCTTAGTGTTGTTCTTAAACTTGATTATCCAATTAATGCTAACAATATCTATAATAGTTTGATAATTGGGAGTTTAGAGAGTTTGGATGGAAGTTTTGAACAGATTTCTTTAATGGGTTTTTATCAAGAACAAGATTTGAGCTATGAATACAAATTGGTAGGGAAAGAGAAAAATGGGTGCGAAGAAGGAATTGGGGAAAGTTTGTCTCTTGAAAACCAAGATAAATGTTTTGTTCTTAATGCGATTGATCCAaggtttaaattttattgtaatggTGATGATTGTGATGTTCTTGGTAAGAGTCTTGGATTTGTACCTACTCATATGTTTTATCACAAGACTAGGTGTTCTACTAATGAGACTAAATGGCAAATGTTGTTGAGTTTTTCTAACTCAACTGTTGATAGTCCTAGGTTTTCTTTCACACCCAAATCGAGTTTCATTGCTGAAGGGGAATGGAATGCGAAAGACAATAGATTCTGCGGTTTTGGGTGTAGGGTTATGAATTTCACAGAGTCTTTTGCTAATGCTTATGTTGGGGATTGTACAGTCGGGTTTAACTTGAGGTTTCCGGCTAGCTTTTCTTTGCGAAATAGGAGTAGTGTTGTTGGAGAAATTTGGAACACTACAAGTATAGCGAAGAAGATCAAGTTTAGGAGTTTTGATGAAGATTTGTTGGGTGTTTTGGGTTACCAATATAAGTATAGTAATGAGATTGATAGTGAGACATTTGGAAGAACTTGTGGGAAAAAGAATATGGTTAAAGGAAGAAAGGGGAAGGCATACCCGGTTGAGTACTCGTCTGATATGAGGTTTGATATGTCAATACGAAACAGGAAAGGGCAAGTTGGTTGGGGTTATTCGACACCATTTTATGTGGAGAATCAGCTGTATAGACCAAACCAGTTCTATAGAGTTCCCACTAACTCACAACAGGTTATGCAGACTCCGAAAAGTAGCCAAAGCAGCTTAATGAATATAAGCTACAGGATGAGCTTGACATTCCCAACTGATTTCAAGCTCGGTGGTGAGGGTTTTTCATCGAATATGGAAATATCTGCTGAAGGAACTTATGATAGGGATACTGGGGTGCTATGCATGAGAGGGTGTCGAAATCTAGCATCAAAAACTCAGAATGCAGTTACAAATCATACATTAGATTGTGAATTTACAGTTTTCGTTCAGTTTTCTCCTTTGAAAGCAAATAGTGGCAAAAACATCAAGGGAAGTATTGAAAGTAGAAGGAAAAAGTCAGATCCTTTCTACTTTGAAAGTTTAGAATTGTCTTCTAATTCACTTTACTCTGGCCAAGCTGCAGCCTCCATATGGAGAATGGATCTAGAGATAACATTAGTTCTCATATCGAATACACTCACTTGTGTGCTTGTGGGGTTACAGCTCTTTCATATAAAATCGCACCCAAATGTTGTTCCATTCATTTCAATCGTAATGCTCGTTCTACTCACCATGGGAAACATGATTCCTCTGCTGTTAAACTTTGAAGCCATGTTCGTTGCAAAACGCAGCCAACAGAATGTCTTTCTAGGAAGTGGTGGATGGCTTGAAGTAAACGAAGTAATCGTCAGAATAGTAACCATGGTAGCCTTCCTTCTACAGCTACGCCTACTCCAACTAACTTGGTCCTCAAGACAAGAAACCGAAAGCAAGAAAACCTTGTGGAACACCGAAACCAAAGTTCTCTACATCACATTACCAATCTACATTGGTGGGGCATTCATAGCATGGCTTATCAACCATTTCAAGAACTCATATGGGATTTCTTCACAACACAGGCACAAATTCTACGTCGTGTCTCCAATACATAGAGATCGACATGTACATTCCCTTTGGGAAGACCTTAAATCCTATGCTGGGTTAGCCTTAGACGGCTTCCTACTCCCTCAGATACTCTTCAACGTGTTCTCAAACTCGGGGGAAATGGCATTGTCTCCATTGTTTTACACAGGAACAACACTGGTTCGTCTTATGCCTCACGCGTACGATCTTTACAGAGCTCATGCTTATGCTTCATATTTGGATTTGTCTTACATTTATGCAAGCCATAAAATGGATTTGTATTCGACTGCATGGAACATTGTCATCCCATTTGGTGGTCTGTTGTTAGCTCTTGTCATTTTCTTGCAGCAGAAATTTGGTGGTCGTTGCATTTTGCCCAAAAGATTTAGACATAATAATAGTTCTTCTGTATATGAGAAAGTACCTGTTGTTATAGGCAATGATGATTTATGATTCTTTGTCTTTGTTAcatttaaacaaattcttagatagatatatatatttagaagaGCATGTACCACAATTTTCATCAAAAGAGAGAtcttgttgttttcttgtttctattttaaatagtttttattaaattattattggtGTAAAACTCTAGAATTGTGTCTAAATTGTATACTATTTTGATCATTAATTTCTTATAATTACAAAGGGTTTTGTccaaaaagtaaataataagGAACCTAGAACAGAAGTTGGAACAATTTTTCTAAATCTAACACAAATAACCATTGTTGAATTTGAattattgatattattttaataattaaaatgaataaaaaatctaaaaaactaCATTAAAAGAAGGATGCAAACTTGAGGGAACTCCCAATTCCCAATTGATGAATTTTGCAATGAAGCTGCCTTACATTACAATTTACATGAttacataataacaataattgaAGAAACTGAGATGATATGTACAAAACCAGAGAATAAATAGCTAAGTAAACACCAAAACATACTCTCTAGTCTCTGATCTCTACCACTACTACTACCAATCATGTTACTCCTAATTACTACCCAATTCATGGCTATGGGAATTGAAAAACCAAAATCTAACTTTGTTCAACAAAATTACAAACAAACTTGAAACAAAACTACTTGTTGTGTCAGTCGAATCGATCTAAGGCCACTCTTCCTCATCTCATCTCATTTCATGCCCTGAAATATAGTTAGAAAATTCCAAATATTAGAACACAATAAGCAGTGATTGTAGGCTTGGTAAGGAAAGACAAAAGTACAATATAGAAGAAGTATATACCTCTGAGTATACACATACAAACTCTTCTCTTTGGTCAGTGGAATTAAAGCTGGTTTTCGATTCCATCTCGTACCCTGAAACATTGGTTTGAAACTAAGTTGTAAATTTTCCAACCGAAAGCAAACCGAAAGAACCAAATTCTAGTTTTGCTCATTTGAGAGTAGAGTACCTTTAGGAATTTCTCAGTTGGTTTTTTTGCCGGTGAGAATACGCGATATCTGAAGTCCTCTACTGAATGCTTCATTAAATAAGATCCTAGTTTGCATTGCTTGAAATCCAGGTAACCAAGAGAGCAATGCCATTGGCATCATGACAATAACTCCAAACAGCAAATCATACATCCGAGCAACCGATACCACCGTCTCCCAAACCACTGTAGACTGTAAAAAGGGTCTAAGAACTTGGGCTATTAAAATGATTCCCCACCCTGTGGGAACAAAGGCCAAGAGACTTGTTACAATATCGATGAACTTGAAGGGAGTGAACTCCAGCAGTAGAACAACCACAAGTACTAAAACCAAAATGACAAGAAGTTGAACGAGTCGGTAGTACATGTGGTCTCTTACAGCGTATTTGTCCCGAGCGTACGCAATGATCATGTAAATCCCGACGGCCACTACCATGTAAATCCATGACAGTAAATAAACCGCTATACTCGTGTTTCCACCGGAAATGCCCAACTGGTACACAACACCGTattggaagaagaagaagcggaGATCTAAAAGAATCTCCAACAACTTTCCCCAAAGACCGGTTGTTTTGAGGTGATCTTGTTCTTCGTACCACCACCTTTCCCAGCTATGATCAGAAGTTGTAAACACCCCACCAGTAAACCATAACCAATTCATGAAAATCTCAAAGTCTTCTACAGTTTTCAGCCAATCGAAACCCGAAGGGTTGAACACAAAAGGCGACATTATCCACGACACTACAAGAAACCAGCTGGACAACGACATGATGATGTAAACAAAGGTATTATCAGCCATGGGACTGTGAGAAGCATACACTGTTAAAATAACCCCGAGTTCGATTGCCTTGACAAAATGGCTTCGAGCATAGAGTCGATAGTTCTCAACAAAGCTCTTGTGTTGCACCACGAATCCACGTCCAGTTGCTCGGTACTTAGCACCCCCGTGAAGAATGGTTCGGCCAAAGAAATGGGTGCGAGTTCCCATAGAAAACGTGTAAAACAACGAGGCGAGCTGAAACTGCATTGTCAAGAAATCCCAAATTGCGGGGAGGAAGCCGTGCTCAAGAGAGTTCTCAACTATCATAGGGAGGGCAGTGAAGATACCAAGTTGTATAACAAACTGCTGATTCAAGATTGCACCGAGGGCTTCATTGTTGCTGGTGTTCTTATTAGCTTCATCCTCAACCCCGCTAAGAGCAAGATAAAGGCGCCCCCATAAAAACGTATAAACAGTAAGTATCACCATCATTGTGTTAAAATAGTATCCAACAGTACTGTAATAAAATGATAGCATTCGAAAGAAATCCAATCTGTGACCCAACCGATACACATCTCTGCTCAAGACCTGCTCACCATTGCCACTGGCTACCTTAGCTTCAAACATGGAGATCTGGTTCAGTCCAACATCTCTCCCTTTTCCCACCTGAATATACTCGTGGTGAGTCACATTCCCACCCCGAAGGGTGCAATTGAAGCCGGCGAATATATCCTCGCTGATGTTGATTACTTTCGAAGCTTTGCTGATCCCGCCCCGAGGCAAAAACCAGAATCTATCGAACACATCCGGATGACCATAGTGCATTCTCACCTTTAAAGGATTTGCCAAAACACGCTGACCCAGAGTCACGAAACTCGTTTCTTGGGCAGACATGAACCAAGCAAGTGACGACACAGAACCTGTGAAAATGTTCTCCCGGACACCCAATATGGTTGGCTTCCTAAGACCATAACTGACCTTAAACTCCTCTAACAAATTCCTCATCTTGAGTGCCTCCTCAAAATAATTATCTTGGTTCATGTCAATGGTTTGAAGTGCATCACCCCTTGTGAAAATGATGGCGTGGTTCTGATTTTCGGGTTTTCCTTCACCGAGCTTCAATGGACCGGGCAACCTGATTCGATAAATCTCCACCTCTCTTCCCAGTTGTTGATCATACTTAACAAGAACAGAGTAATACTCAGCATCTTCTCTACCAAAGTTAAACTCATCGACATAGGCAATTCGAAGGGCCTCATTGTTTTTCATCAAATATAGAATGTCCTCCGCACGGGGGTCTCCCTTTGCTTTATGTTGACCGTACAGTTGGCACGCCACCACATATGTAAATTTCATTAGAGCACACCCATACTCATGTCCTTTAAACAAAAGACCAACACCGCTACCTGCTCTGCCAAGATTCCTCGACGTCGGTTGCTTCACTGGCTGCATACCTTCAAAACCTCGGTTTCTTTTCGCTGAGCCGTGAGAGGCAATTTGCTGTGATCCTTCTCTTATGTCCATCTCAGACGCATTATCAAGAAAAGCAAGCATTTGAAGGGCTCTATAGTAGTACATCATTCCCCTTACAGTTCGAGATAGGGTCTGGCCTCTGTACGATGCCCAAAGCCGAAGATCCCTTCCCTTTTCTTCCCATATCTGCTCGTCGTGCTCCAATCCTTCTCTCCGCATTCTCTCCATAAAGTTTGTCCACTCATCTTCATAAATCTTCTGCAGATAAAACAGTGTGGAAATCCCATCTTCATTGTCTTTCAGAAGCCCATCTAGTTTAAAAATTACATCTTCATCGTAGTAAGGTGTCAAA
This region of Cannabis sativa cultivar Pink pepper isolate KNU-18-1 chromosome 7, ASM2916894v1, whole genome shotgun sequence genomic DNA includes:
- the LOC115697663 gene encoding uncharacterized protein LOC115697663, encoding MEDPSSSSSSFFSKSKQRVFQSTQISLLFLFFFFCTNFKPIDSATLLTPTPFPNFESVYDQYCSHIVPRNPSLTHRFDPSISSSSPSPFRLGYFRGGAPFLNQNPDSDYYGSTGYKSQSINFYPFNSVKTLTGDVYQFQANLNLRDTSVNSTRRRGLRLVRFRGPKSAIRRRLRFSLSGYWSESSRKLCMVGSGSAAFSGNLNSLSVVLKLDYPINANNIYNSLIIGSLESLDGSFEQISLMGFYQEQDLSYEYKLVGKEKNGCEEGIGESLSLENQDKCFVLNAIDPRFKFYCNGDDCDVLGKSLGFVPTHMFYHKTRCSTNETKWQMLLSFSNSTVDSPRFSFTPKSSFIAEGEWNAKDNRFCGFGCRVMNFTESFANAYVGDCTVGFNLRFPASFSLRNRSSVVGEIWNTTSIAKKIKFRSFDEDLLGVLGYQYKYSNEIDSETFGRTCGKKNMVKGRKGKAYPVEYSSDMRFDMSIRNRKGQVGWGYSTPFYVENQLYRPNQFYRVPTNSQQVMQTPKSSQSSLMNISYRMSLTFPTDFKLGGEGFSSNMEISAEGTYDRDTGVLCMRGCRNLASKTQNAVTNHTLDCEFTVFVQFSPLKANSGKNIKGSIESRRKKSDPFYFESLELSSNSLYSGQAAASIWRMDLEITLVLISNTLTCVLVGLQLFHIKSHPNVVPFISIVMLVLLTMGNMIPLLLNFEAMFVAKRSQQNVFLGSGGWLEVNEVIVRIVTMVAFLLQLRLLQLTWSSRQETESKKTLWNTETKVLYITLPIYIGGAFIAWLINHFKNSYGISSQHRHKFYVVSPIHRDRHVHSLWEDLKSYAGLALDGFLLPQILFNVFSNSGEMALSPLFYTGTTLVRLMPHAYDLYRAHAYASYLDLSYIYASHKMDLYSTAWNIVIPFGGLLLALVIFLQQKFGGRCILPKRFRHNNSSSVYEKVPVVIGNDDL
- the LOC115698240 gene encoding probable ubiquitin-conjugating enzyme E2 24; this translates as MDLYTSDSDWESSSDSGMEDQEEIDFLYGGQAQSIFSSLEQSIEKIDDFLSFERGFMHGDMVLSATDPSGQMGRVVGIDMLVDLENVQGKIVKNVNSKNLSKIRSFSVGDFVVCGPWLGKVARVIDHVTVVLDDGTKFEVNTTDHDKLLPMSPNILEDAQYPYYPGQRVKVKLSNGSNSARWLCGTWRAHQDEGTVCGVEAGLVYVDWLASLLTPNNPDLPSPPRVLNSKKLTLLSCFSHENWQLGDWCILPISGPASSTTQKHINTQKTFERGLGRNSSSNIEEISVIVKTKTKIDVVWQDGSISLGLDSPMLLPASVVNSYEFFPQQFIQEKATCDDPQTLNSQKWGVVLSVDAKEQTVKVQWRTLATHEPSNLDDEQTVETVSAYELIEHPEYCYCFGDLVFRLVQNQFDDEADNKDHLNTEFSKSEEGTADYDNNKFSDTCYLSCIGNVTGFEDGGVEVKWANGITSKVAPYELVRVDKHDGAASISVDEEVEDLSEDMIEHDKQCSRDKKMDSVISTAVDVGCKKHLWETASFSLPQAAIGFFTNIAASLLGTFDSNLDPDSTPLVQVPEVQSESKMSNAKEVMEGNDLCSESELVTELGIFGNRHVNKADKQIQEDKDLPHVTKNDNLDKFSQFDMVADCSDHHFLDTSVGFTLSQAKRSWLKKVHQEWSILEKNLPETIYVRIFEERMDIIRAAIIGAAGTPYHDGLFFFDIYLPPEYPNVPPMVHYNSGGLRLNPNLYESGKVCLSLLNTWTGSNTEVWSETSTILQVLLSLQALVLNEKPYFNEAGYDQQIGKAEGEKNSVSYNENAFLGTCRSMLYLLRRPPKHFEALVDEHFSKRSHHILMACKAYMEGAPVGCGETEGNPPKGSSTGFKIMLSKIFPKLVEAFSIKGIDCSQVTLQPEK